In the genome of Streptomyces racemochromogenes, one region contains:
- a CDS encoding O-antigen ligase family protein, with the protein MSMTLTATAPVRALDTGALRRHWPLLPLAATVLFLLAPLPAGDATASGKVGPADAASLLLVLVCGIQALRGRVRTLSPLGVLVLGAPGVGLAVSTMTAGDPYAALPGFVRYLQVFVLVPAAVVLLVRDAREFRIAAGCFVVLALVQGAVGVVQYATQTGASYQGANVRAVGTFGPGDVMGMATVVAYGLVVATAAALAPGLPRRIRRTAGACALVLVVPLVLSFSRGAWIATLGAAVLVMAMAGIRRALRVLVALAALGVVLVGGLGVGSEMVAERLTSITQVSSAPDQSVTDRYTMWAAAESMWRERPVAGVGLKGFPAHRDGHSSLGLSSGSDTAGAGQAFIKQPLLSPHNMYLLILSEQGLIGLLALAGGWAALLVAGLRRCAVGTDRAVRDCGLIATGLFVWQLTDFLYADIGGPSTVLTGVIIGLAAWWALPSPGFATDTGSAPGSGPLAAEGPAGR; encoded by the coding sequence CTGAGCATGACCCTCACCGCGACCGCCCCGGTACGCGCCCTCGACACGGGCGCGCTGCGCCGCCACTGGCCGCTGCTGCCCCTCGCCGCGACCGTCCTGTTCCTCCTCGCCCCGCTCCCCGCCGGCGACGCGACCGCCTCCGGCAAGGTCGGCCCGGCCGACGCCGCCTCGCTGCTGCTCGTCCTCGTCTGCGGGATCCAGGCCCTGCGCGGCCGGGTGCGGACCCTGAGCCCGCTCGGCGTGCTCGTGCTCGGCGCCCCCGGCGTCGGGCTCGCGGTGTCCACGATGACTGCCGGCGACCCGTACGCCGCCCTCCCCGGCTTCGTGCGCTACCTCCAGGTCTTCGTACTCGTCCCGGCGGCCGTGGTGCTGCTGGTGCGCGACGCCCGCGAGTTCCGGATCGCCGCCGGCTGCTTCGTCGTCCTGGCCCTGGTCCAGGGAGCCGTGGGCGTCGTCCAGTACGCCACCCAGACCGGCGCCTCGTACCAGGGCGCCAACGTCCGCGCCGTGGGGACCTTCGGCCCCGGCGACGTGATGGGCATGGCCACCGTCGTCGCGTACGGCCTCGTCGTCGCCACCGCCGCCGCGCTCGCCCCGGGACTGCCCCGGCGGATCCGCCGCACCGCCGGGGCCTGCGCCCTCGTACTGGTGGTGCCGCTGGTGCTGTCCTTCAGCCGCGGTGCCTGGATCGCCACCCTCGGGGCGGCGGTGCTGGTCATGGCCATGGCCGGGATCCGGCGGGCCCTGCGGGTGCTCGTCGCGCTGGCCGCGCTGGGCGTCGTCCTCGTCGGCGGGCTCGGCGTCGGCTCCGAGATGGTCGCCGAGCGGCTCACCTCCATCACCCAGGTTTCCAGCGCCCCCGACCAGTCCGTGACCGACCGCTACACCATGTGGGCCGCCGCCGAGTCGATGTGGCGGGAACGCCCGGTGGCGGGGGTGGGCCTCAAGGGCTTCCCCGCGCACCGCGACGGCCACTCCTCGCTGGGGCTGTCCTCCGGCAGCGACACCGCCGGCGCCGGCCAGGCCTTCATCAAGCAGCCGCTGCTGTCCCCGCACAACATGTACCTCCTCATCCTCAGCGAGCAGGGCCTGATCGGCCTGCTCGCGCTGGCGGGCGGCTGGGCCGCGCTGCTGGTCGCCGGGCTGCGGCGGTGCGCGGTGGGCACCGACCGGGCCGTGCGGGACTGCGGGCTGATCGCGACCGGGCTGTTCGTGTGGCAGCTGACCGACTTCCTGTACGCGGACATCGGCGGGCCCTCCACCGTGCTGACCGGCGTGATCATCGGACTCGCGGCGTGGTGGGCCCTGCCCTCCCCGGGGTTCGCCACGGACACCGGCTCCGCGCCCGGGAGCGGCCCGCTGGCCGCCGAGGGACCGGCCGGCCGGTGA
- a CDS encoding polysaccharide deacetylase family protein, with protein sequence MPADTDTAPAAVTGPARRSPAPWVLMYHSVTEFTDPAEDPYGITVTPAALEAQLLWLRARGLRGVGVGELLRARAAGRGRGLVGLTFDDGYTDFLTRALPLLRRHDCTATLFVLPGRLGVDNVWDPLGPRKPLLTAEQIREVAAAGQEIGSHGLLHQDLTAAPDDVLQQELRGSRELIRELTGTLPDGFCYPYGHLDARVVEASRAAGYDYACAISPGRLTGRHALPRTHVSQADGAARLRVKRLRHQVRELRGRVLR encoded by the coding sequence ATGCCCGCTGACACCGACACGGCCCCCGCCGCCGTGACGGGCCCCGCCCGCCGGAGCCCGGCCCCGTGGGTCCTGATGTACCACTCGGTCACCGAGTTCACCGACCCCGCCGAGGACCCGTACGGGATCACCGTCACCCCCGCCGCCCTGGAGGCCCAGCTGCTGTGGCTGCGCGCCCGCGGGCTGCGCGGCGTCGGCGTCGGCGAACTGCTGCGGGCCCGCGCCGCCGGACGCGGCCGCGGCCTCGTCGGCCTCACCTTCGACGACGGCTACACCGACTTCCTGACCCGCGCCCTGCCCCTGCTGCGCCGGCACGACTGCACGGCCACCCTGTTCGTGCTGCCCGGCCGGCTCGGCGTCGACAACGTCTGGGACCCGCTGGGCCCCCGCAAGCCCCTCCTCACCGCCGAGCAGATCCGCGAAGTCGCCGCCGCCGGCCAGGAGATCGGCTCCCACGGCCTGCTCCACCAGGACCTCACCGCCGCCCCCGACGACGTACTCCAGCAGGAGCTGCGCGGCAGCCGCGAGCTGATCCGCGAGCTGACCGGCACCCTCCCCGACGGCTTCTGCTACCCGTACGGGCACCTCGACGCCCGGGTCGTCGAAGCCTCCCGCGCCGCCGGCTACGACTACGCCTGCGCGATCTCCCCCGGCCGGCTCACCGGCCGCCACGCCCTGCCCCGCACCCACGTCAGCCAGGCCGACGGAGCCGCACGGCTGCGCGTCAAGCGGCTGCGGCACCAGGTGCGGGAGCTGCGCGGGCGGGTGCTGCGGTGA
- the murJ gene encoding murein biosynthesis integral membrane protein MurJ, translating to MPDGVRRAGRAGVRGDARPGTGGTGESGGGTAPLGRFLAKAAAVTAGLTAAGAVFGLVRDQTIAHLFGAGHDSDAFLISWTVPEMASTLLIEDAMALLMVPAFSHALARRAASRAGLTRREARAADPVRLLVGATLPRLAVFLAAVASVLIVAAPLVVGVLAPGLPDPELAVQCTRMTALTVITFGIAGYFSAALRAHRSFLPPAAIYVSYNVGIIGTMVALHTLWGVRAAAAGVAAGGLLMVLVQLPAFIRNVGFAPSRAKGAPRSQRDRDRPTLIAFGVIAPVIFFAVFRQSQVLVERFLAASLPPGAISHLNYAQKVAQMPMVLSLMICTVTFPVVAQAMAGGEREKARRVEQDLALASLAVLMGTALVIGYAPQIIQVLFERGAFTHQDTLATASAMRVYGAGLLGHCLVGALSRPFFSTARPTWFPALAMAAGLLVNIVAGALAVGWWGTYGIAAANAAGISTAAALLLTGLGSRIIAIQVRRVAVSIGRLAVAAAAACGTGWLAGPMIADPLVSAALGCLLVPAMFGATGMAIRALEITALPGQIAQLGTHTANRITQLTQRFRNAR from the coding sequence GTGCCTGACGGAGTACGGCGGGCCGGGCGGGCCGGCGTGCGCGGGGACGCGCGGCCCGGCACGGGCGGCACCGGTGAGAGCGGCGGCGGCACCGCGCCCCTCGGCCGGTTCCTCGCCAAGGCCGCCGCCGTCACCGCCGGACTGACCGCCGCCGGAGCCGTGTTCGGACTCGTACGCGACCAGACCATCGCGCACCTCTTCGGCGCCGGCCACGACAGCGACGCCTTCCTCATCTCCTGGACCGTCCCCGAGATGGCCTCGACGCTCCTCATCGAGGACGCCATGGCCCTGCTGATGGTCCCCGCCTTCAGCCACGCCCTCGCCCGCCGAGCCGCCAGCCGCGCCGGCCTCACCCGCCGCGAAGCCCGCGCCGCCGACCCCGTACGGCTCCTCGTCGGCGCGACCCTGCCCCGGCTCGCCGTGTTCCTCGCCGCCGTGGCCTCCGTCCTCATCGTCGCCGCACCGCTCGTCGTCGGCGTCCTCGCACCCGGCCTGCCCGACCCCGAACTCGCCGTCCAGTGCACCCGGATGACCGCCCTCACCGTCATCACCTTCGGCATCGCCGGGTACTTCAGCGCCGCCCTGCGCGCCCACCGCTCGTTCCTGCCGCCCGCCGCGATCTACGTCTCCTACAACGTCGGCATCATCGGCACCATGGTCGCCCTCCACACCCTGTGGGGCGTCCGGGCGGCCGCCGCCGGAGTCGCCGCCGGCGGGCTGCTGATGGTCCTCGTCCAGCTCCCCGCCTTCATCCGCAACGTCGGCTTCGCCCCCAGCCGCGCCAAGGGCGCCCCGCGCAGCCAGCGCGACCGCGACCGGCCCACCCTCATCGCCTTCGGGGTCATCGCCCCCGTCATCTTCTTCGCCGTCTTCCGGCAGTCGCAGGTACTCGTCGAACGCTTCCTCGCCGCCTCCCTCCCGCCCGGCGCCATCTCGCACCTCAACTACGCGCAGAAGGTCGCGCAGATGCCGATGGTGCTGTCCCTGATGATCTGCACCGTCACCTTCCCCGTCGTCGCCCAGGCCATGGCCGGCGGGGAACGCGAGAAGGCCCGGCGGGTGGAGCAGGACCTGGCGCTGGCCTCCCTCGCCGTCCTCATGGGCACCGCCCTGGTCATCGGCTACGCCCCGCAGATCATCCAGGTGCTCTTCGAACGCGGCGCCTTCACCCACCAGGACACCCTCGCCACCGCCTCCGCGATGCGGGTCTACGGAGCCGGCCTGCTCGGCCACTGCCTCGTCGGCGCCCTGTCCCGGCCCTTCTTCTCGACCGCCCGCCCGACCTGGTTCCCGGCGCTCGCGATGGCCGCCGGACTCCTCGTCAACATCGTCGCCGGAGCCCTCGCCGTCGGCTGGTGGGGCACCTACGGCATCGCCGCGGCCAACGCCGCCGGCATCTCCACCGCCGCCGCGCTGCTCCTGACCGGCCTCGGCTCCCGCATCATCGCCATCCAGGTCCGCCGCGTCGCCGTCAGCATCGGCCGGCTCGCCGTCGCGGCCGCCGCCGCCTGCGGCACCGGCTGGCTCGCCGGCCCGATGATCGCCGACCCGCTCGTCAGCGCCGCCCTCGGCTGCCTGCTCGTCCCCGCCATGTTCGGAGCCACCGGAATGGCCATACGGGCGCTGGAGATCACCGCCCTGCCCGGCCAGATCGCCCAGCTCGGCACCCACACCGCCAACCGGATCACCCAGCTCACCCAGAGGTTCCGCAATGCCCGCTGA
- a CDS encoding glycosyltransferase produces the protein MRALHVITGLGVGGAEQQLRLLLRHMPMPCDVLTLTNPGPVADGLRADGVRVVHLGMRGNRDLGALPKLVRFIRRGRYDLVHTHLYRACVYGRLAARLAGVPATVATEHSLGEGEIEGRPLTGGVRALYLASERLGAATVAVSGTVAARLEGWGVPAARVHVVPNGIEAARFRFDEGVRRAARTRTGLPERAFVVGGVGRLVPGKRFDVLVRAVAALPGAHLLLAGDGPERAALRLLAAELGAQSRIHLLGERDPLGDSPDGRTPGIPALLAAMDVFVSPSREEAFGLAVVEALAAGLPVLHVTCPAIDDLPAVQAPGARRIGSGTEELVAALRGHMEAGARRLPPPPVVRRYDITRTAAQLLDVYALALSAPGERQTPVPGPGATPAPPGPTGSGPAVPGPTAAASQAGPALAEPGGDG, from the coding sequence CTGAGGGCCCTGCACGTGATCACCGGCCTGGGCGTCGGCGGCGCCGAGCAGCAACTGCGGCTGCTGCTGCGGCACATGCCGATGCCCTGCGACGTGCTGACGCTGACCAACCCCGGACCCGTCGCCGACGGGCTGCGCGCCGACGGGGTCCGCGTCGTGCACCTGGGCATGCGCGGCAACCGCGACCTCGGCGCCCTGCCGAAGCTGGTCCGGTTCATCCGCCGCGGCCGCTACGACCTCGTCCACACCCACCTCTACCGGGCCTGCGTCTACGGGCGCCTCGCGGCCCGGCTCGCCGGCGTCCCGGCCACCGTGGCCACCGAGCACTCCCTCGGCGAGGGCGAGATCGAGGGCCGGCCGCTCACCGGCGGGGTGCGCGCCCTGTACCTGGCGAGCGAGCGGCTCGGCGCGGCCACCGTCGCCGTGTCCGGGACCGTCGCCGCCCGGCTGGAGGGGTGGGGCGTGCCCGCCGCCCGGGTGCACGTGGTCCCGAACGGGATCGAGGCCGCCCGCTTCCGCTTCGACGAGGGCGTACGCCGCGCCGCCCGGACCCGGACCGGGCTGCCCGAACGCGCCTTCGTGGTGGGCGGGGTGGGGCGGCTGGTGCCGGGCAAGCGGTTCGACGTACTCGTCCGGGCCGTCGCCGCACTCCCCGGCGCGCACCTGCTGCTGGCCGGGGACGGCCCCGAACGGGCCGCGCTGCGGCTGCTCGCCGCCGAACTGGGCGCCCAGAGCCGGATCCACCTGCTCGGCGAGCGCGACCCGCTCGGCGACAGCCCCGACGGGCGCACCCCCGGGATCCCCGCCCTGCTGGCCGCCATGGACGTGTTCGTCTCCCCGTCGCGGGAGGAGGCGTTCGGGCTCGCCGTCGTCGAGGCGCTGGCCGCCGGGCTGCCCGTGCTGCACGTGACCTGCCCCGCCATCGACGACCTCCCCGCCGTGCAGGCCCCGGGGGCGCGGCGGATCGGCTCCGGCACCGAGGAACTGGTCGCCGCGCTGCGCGGGCACATGGAAGCGGGCGCGCGCCGGCTCCCGCCGCCCCCGGTGGTACGCCGGTACGACATTACGCGCACCGCCGCGCAACTGCTGGACGTGTACGCCCTCGCGCTGTCCGCGCCGGGGGAGCGGCAGACACCGGTGCCCGGGCCCGGCGCAACACCCGCCCCGCCCGGCCCGACGGGATCCGGCCCGGCCGTTCCCGGCCCGACGGCCGCGGCCTCCCAGGCGGGGCCGGCCCTCGCCGAACCCGGCGGGGACGGCTGA
- a CDS encoding glycoside hydrolase family 26 protein produces MPRPRHRLVSTCVGTVTAGLLATGAALAAPDDEPPKGSDTAMGAYLGYGPPGVARIPYLSHWLGGREIRVGHTYLPGDQWPGIEGGVNFLADWAEWRRAEDDRMFVLNVPMQARNEDRVPDWQVVQLIRAGAEGQYDRHFRKLAERLVALGVPDTVIVLGWEMNGTTYTHRCGPDPEHWKAYWKRIVNTMRSVPGQRFKFDFAPNRGTDAIGWTKCYPGDDVVDVIGMDSYDQGPGRTFDEHVRQPYGLQQHVDFAKAHGKQISYPEWGLFRNGDNPEYIRQMLKWIDQHKPLYHTITDYCPHGVWRCKQNPQSAKVFREALGEQKPSEPTPQVPTPPVVPTPPVVPTPPVVPKPDLPTPQVPTPHFPTPQVPKPEAPKPDAPKPELPKPEAPKPELPKPELPKPEAPKPEAPKPELPKPEAPKPDVPAPVDPAPVDPAPAPVEPPPAVPEPVPVTPSPDITVPPPLPPEPAPSVPAPPVLSPSPLAPRPQPTQPTTPKPTPRPEPKPQPNDSRQWCLPLDFGEWLNSLLGGHQSVCFRFDWGKDSGFWPF; encoded by the coding sequence ATGCCCAGACCACGCCACCGCCTGGTGAGCACCTGCGTCGGTACGGTCACGGCCGGGCTGCTCGCCACCGGCGCCGCGCTCGCCGCCCCGGACGACGAGCCCCCCAAGGGTTCCGACACCGCCATGGGCGCCTACCTCGGCTACGGGCCGCCCGGGGTCGCCCGCATCCCCTACCTGTCGCACTGGCTCGGCGGCAGGGAGATCCGGGTCGGGCACACCTATCTCCCCGGCGACCAGTGGCCGGGGATCGAGGGCGGCGTGAACTTCCTCGCCGACTGGGCCGAGTGGCGCCGGGCCGAGGACGACCGGATGTTCGTGCTCAACGTGCCGATGCAGGCCCGCAACGAGGACCGGGTGCCCGACTGGCAGGTGGTCCAGCTGATCCGGGCCGGCGCGGAGGGCCAGTACGACCGGCACTTCCGCAAGCTCGCCGAGCGGCTGGTGGCGCTGGGCGTCCCGGACACGGTGATCGTGCTCGGGTGGGAGATGAACGGCACCACGTACACCCACCGCTGCGGTCCCGACCCGGAGCACTGGAAGGCGTACTGGAAGCGCATCGTCAACACGATGCGCTCCGTCCCCGGGCAGCGGTTCAAGTTCGATTTCGCCCCCAACCGGGGGACGGACGCGATCGGCTGGACCAAGTGCTACCCGGGTGACGACGTGGTCGACGTCATCGGGATGGATTCGTACGACCAGGGGCCGGGCCGGACCTTCGACGAGCACGTCCGCCAGCCGTACGGGCTCCAGCAGCACGTCGACTTCGCGAAGGCACACGGCAAGCAGATCTCGTACCCGGAGTGGGGGCTGTTCCGGAACGGGGACAATCCGGAGTACATCCGGCAGATGCTGAAGTGGATCGACCAGCACAAGCCGCTCTACCACACCATCACGGACTACTGCCCGCACGGTGTCTGGCGGTGCAAGCAGAACCCGCAGTCGGCGAAGGTCTTCCGCGAGGCGCTGGGCGAGCAGAAGCCGTCCGAGCCGACCCCGCAGGTCCCGACGCCGCCCGTGGTCCCGACGCCCCCGGTGGTGCCGACTCCGCCGGTGGTCCCCAAGCCGGACCTCCCGACGCCCCAGGTCCCGACGCCGCATTTCCCGACCCCACAAGTCCCGAAGCCGGAGGCTCCCAAACCGGACGCCCCCAAGCCCGAGCTCCCGAAGCCGGAGGCCCCCAAGCCCGAGCTCCCGAAGCCCGAGCTCCCGAAGCCCGAGGCCCCCAAGCCGGAGGCCCCCAAGCCGGAACTCCCGAAGCCCGAGGCCCCCAAGCCCGACGTGCCCGCGCCGGTGGACCCCGCGCCCGTCGACCCGGCGCCGGCTCCCGTCGAGCCCCCGCCGGCCGTCCCGGAACCGGTGCCCGTCACCCCGTCGCCGGACATCACCGTCCCGCCCCCGCTCCCGCCCGAACCGGCCCCCTCGGTGCCCGCACCCCCCGTGCTGTCCCCGAGCCCCCTCGCACCCCGGCCCCAGCCGACGCAGCCGACCACGCCCAAGCCCACGCCCCGGCCCGAACCGAAGCCCCAGCCCAACGACAGCAGGCAGTGGTGCCTCCCGCTCGACTTCGGCGAGTGGCTGAACAGCCTCCTCGGCGGTCACCAGTCCGTCTGCTTCCGCTTCGACTGGGGCAAGGACTCCGGCTTCTGGCCGTTCTAG
- a CDS encoding sugar transferase, whose protein sequence is MTMDSAPARHTGQGGTGHAGGSAFAPAAPAEARRAVTAIHPPRGPRADRARAAVRPQRARRHEGVTALLTADALAAAVTATTLPAGTLPPEAVLPAAALLTALHAQAGLYRPRLAPSALRELPALAGRAAVLWAGAAALLAAAAPQRALAWSALLGAIGLQVVLACAGRGFVNQLRRRAAVRRPVSALVVGPGEGTGAVAAALHGRPEYGLRPVGIADTAAPAGGEPGQLPVLATHEDVRRAVIQNTVRHAVFTCPPEADERTASLVRLFHDHGCRLWLADPAGTAKVTGMRVAQPADQLWGYAVQPLLPRPSRPLERAAKRAIDSCLAALALLAAAPVMGLCALAVRLSDGPGVIFRQERVGLYGRPFTLLKFRTLRADEHESATRWTVAGDRRMSCVGSFLRKSSLDELPQLWNVVRGDMSLVGPRPERPFFVAKFSTVHPGYEARHRMPVGITGLAQINGLRGDTSIEDRARFDNHYIDTWSLWQDLWILARTAASFFRFRLGGS, encoded by the coding sequence ATGACGATGGACAGCGCACCCGCCCGGCACACCGGGCAGGGCGGCACGGGGCACGCCGGCGGCAGCGCCTTCGCCCCCGCGGCTCCCGCCGAAGCCCGCCGTGCCGTGACCGCCATCCACCCCCCGCGCGGACCCCGCGCCGACCGGGCCCGCGCCGCCGTCCGGCCGCAGCGGGCCCGCCGCCACGAAGGCGTCACCGCGCTGCTGACCGCCGACGCGCTCGCCGCCGCCGTCACCGCGACCACCCTGCCCGCCGGCACCCTGCCCCCCGAAGCCGTCCTGCCCGCCGCCGCCCTCCTCACCGCCCTGCACGCACAGGCCGGCCTCTACCGGCCCCGCCTCGCCCCCTCCGCACTGCGCGAACTGCCCGCCCTCGCCGGACGCGCCGCCGTGCTCTGGGCCGGGGCCGCCGCCCTCCTCGCCGCCGCCGCACCCCAGCGCGCCCTCGCCTGGAGCGCGCTCCTCGGCGCCATCGGCCTCCAGGTCGTACTGGCCTGCGCGGGACGCGGGTTCGTCAACCAGCTCCGCCGCCGCGCCGCCGTACGACGGCCCGTCTCGGCGCTCGTCGTCGGCCCCGGCGAGGGCACCGGCGCCGTCGCCGCCGCCCTGCACGGCCGCCCCGAGTACGGACTGCGCCCCGTCGGGATCGCCGACACCGCCGCCCCCGCCGGCGGGGAGCCCGGCCAGCTCCCCGTCCTCGCCACCCACGAGGACGTACGCCGCGCCGTCATCCAGAACACCGTCCGGCACGCCGTCTTCACCTGTCCCCCCGAGGCCGACGAACGCACCGCCTCCCTGGTCCGGCTCTTCCACGACCACGGCTGCCGGCTCTGGCTCGCCGACCCCGCCGGGACCGCCAAGGTCACCGGCATGCGCGTCGCGCAGCCCGCCGACCAGCTGTGGGGATACGCCGTACAGCCGCTGCTGCCGCGCCCCTCGCGGCCCCTGGAACGCGCCGCGAAGCGGGCCATCGACTCCTGCCTCGCCGCCCTCGCCCTCCTCGCCGCCGCCCCCGTCATGGGCCTCTGCGCCCTCGCCGTCCGGCTCTCCGACGGACCCGGGGTGATCTTCCGGCAGGAGCGGGTCGGCCTCTACGGACGCCCCTTCACCCTGCTGAAGTTCCGCACCCTGCGCGCCGACGAGCACGAGTCCGCCACCCGCTGGACCGTCGCCGGCGACCGCCGCATGAGCTGCGTCGGCTCCTTCCTGCGCAAGTCCTCGCTGGACGAGCTCCCCCAGCTGTGGAACGTCGTACGCGGTGACATGAGCCTCGTCGGCCCGCGCCCCGAACGGCCGTTCTTCGTCGCCAAGTTCAGCACCGTCCACCCCGGCTACGAGGCACGCCACCGGATGCCCGTCGGCATCACCGGCCTCGCCCAGATCAACGGACTGCGCGGCGACACCTCCATCGAGGACCGGGCCCGCTTCGACAACCACTACATCGACACCTGGTCGCTGTGGCAGGACCTGTGGATCCTGGCCCGCACCGCCGCCTCCTTCTTCCGCTTCCGGCTGGGAGGGAGCTGA
- a CDS encoding GNAT family N-acetyltransferase, which translates to MTRGSTGALTVTLCRDSRQFAALEESWNRLVRNCPTATPFQSHAWLHSWWLSYGKDGRLRVLLVRRGEELVGAAALMLVHRPLPRLVPLGGPITDYFDVLVAAEYAGQVVPALANGLHRAARSAVVDLREVRPGAAAEALYEAWPGVGAKVADSTCMELPALPFDQLVKRMPASGAQRVRAKLRKTDAAGIEEHEVTEREVPQAVRTLLRLHEKQWRGRGVTPEHLRPRFAEHLTRATRRMVRAGEGRLTEFRLDGKVVAANVTLLSAALSGGYLYGADPDLRERKVDVATLLLRYEAGRALQEGRPVVSFLRGNEPYKNHWRPETVVNQRLLLATHALAPLLRLYESQITGRERAVDALREALPAARDWRARLNELRVR; encoded by the coding sequence ATGACGCGGGGCTCCACCGGGGCCCTGACGGTGACGCTGTGCCGAGACTCCCGGCAGTTCGCCGCGCTGGAGGAGTCCTGGAACCGGCTCGTCCGGAACTGCCCCACCGCCACCCCCTTCCAGAGCCACGCCTGGCTGCACTCCTGGTGGCTGTCGTACGGGAAGGACGGCCGGCTCCGGGTCCTGCTCGTGCGGCGCGGCGAGGAGCTCGTCGGCGCGGCCGCGCTGATGCTCGTACACCGGCCGCTGCCGCGGCTGGTGCCGCTCGGCGGGCCCATCACCGACTACTTCGACGTGCTCGTCGCCGCCGAGTACGCCGGCCAGGTCGTCCCGGCCCTGGCCAACGGGCTGCACCGGGCCGCCCGCTCCGCCGTCGTCGACCTGCGCGAGGTCCGCCCCGGGGCCGCCGCGGAGGCGCTGTACGAGGCGTGGCCCGGGGTCGGCGCCAAGGTCGCCGACTCCACCTGCATGGAGCTGCCCGCGCTCCCCTTCGACCAGCTCGTCAAGCGGATGCCGGCCTCCGGCGCGCAGCGCGTACGGGCCAAGCTGCGCAAGACCGACGCCGCCGGGATCGAGGAGCACGAGGTCACGGAGCGGGAGGTGCCGCAGGCCGTGCGCACCCTGCTGCGGCTCCACGAGAAGCAGTGGCGGGGGCGCGGGGTGACCCCCGAGCACCTGCGGCCGCGCTTCGCCGAGCACCTGACCCGGGCCACCCGGCGGATGGTGCGGGCGGGGGAGGGCCGGCTCACCGAGTTCCGGCTGGACGGGAAGGTGGTGGCCGCCAACGTGACGCTGCTGTCGGCGGCGCTGAGCGGCGGCTACCTGTACGGGGCCGACCCGGACCTGCGCGAGCGGAAGGTGGACGTGGCGACGCTGCTGCTGCGCTACGAGGCCGGCCGGGCCCTTCAGGAGGGCCGGCCGGTGGTGAGCTTCCTGCGTGGCAACGAGCCGTACAAGAACCACTGGCGGCCCGAGACGGTGGTCAACCAGCGCCTGCTGCTGGCCACGCACGCGCTCGCGCCCCTGCTGCGGCTGTACGAGTCGCAGATCACGGGGCGCGAGCGGGCGGTGGACGCGCTGCGCGAGGCGCTGCCGGCCGCCCGGGACTGGCGGGCGCGGCTGAACGAGCTGCGGGTCCGATGA
- a CDS encoding lipopolysaccharide biosynthesis protein, whose translation MADTPDQKKSDHRSERKRRLLPPPAWWPLPACALLGLAAGGAYGVLKAPEYAATSYVVAVPNETTEPATALGFAQAYGRIATSSSTLAYAQPRAGISAQRLRTQVRAETSPDSPMIAITGTSKSPSEAADVANAVADALSLSSNQAAKNTGVQLLLFNQAVAPSDPASPSAAISGAVGLCAGGLLGGLWLLARPARRKERGTGRPVAEEYASLPAQGEHTETKEKESVR comes from the coding sequence ATGGCCGACACCCCCGACCAGAAGAAGTCCGACCACCGCTCCGAGCGCAAGCGCCGGCTCCTGCCGCCGCCCGCCTGGTGGCCGCTGCCCGCCTGCGCCCTGCTCGGACTGGCCGCGGGCGGCGCGTACGGGGTGCTCAAGGCCCCCGAGTACGCCGCCACCAGCTACGTCGTCGCCGTACCGAACGAGACCACCGAGCCGGCCACCGCCCTCGGCTTCGCCCAGGCCTACGGCCGGATCGCGACCAGCAGCTCCACCCTCGCCTACGCCCAGCCCCGCGCCGGCATCAGCGCCCAGCGGCTGCGCACCCAGGTCCGCGCCGAGACCTCCCCAGACTCCCCGATGATCGCCATCACCGGCACCTCCAAGAGCCCCTCCGAGGCCGCCGACGTCGCCAACGCCGTCGCCGACGCCCTCTCGCTGAGCAGCAACCAGGCCGCGAAGAACACCGGCGTGCAACTGCTGCTGTTCAACCAGGCCGTCGCGCCCAGCGACCCGGCCTCCCCGTCGGCCGCCATCAGCGGAGCCGTCGGACTGTGCGCCGGCGGGCTCCTCGGCGGGCTGTGGCTGCTGGCCCGCCCGGCCCGCCGCAAGGAGCGCGGGACGGGCCGGCCGGTGGCGGAGGAGTACGCCTCGCTGCCCGCCCAGGGCGAGCACACCGAGACCAAGGAGAAGGAGTCCGTGCGATGA